Proteins from a single region of Meleagris gallopavo isolate NT-WF06-2002-E0010 breed Aviagen turkey brand Nicholas breeding stock unplaced genomic scaffold, Turkey_5.1 ChrUn_random_7180001847112, whole genome shotgun sequence:
- the LOC100546071 gene encoding receptor tyrosine-protein kinase erbB-3-like, with protein MRRYLERGESLEPLDPSEKANKVLARIFKETELKRLKVLGSGVFGTVHKGIWIPDGDSIKIPVSIKVIQDWSGQQSFHAVTDHMLAIGSLDHAYIVRLLGICPGPQLQLVTQLLPLGSLLDYVRKNRGSISPQLLLNWCVQVAKGMYYLEEHRMVHRNLAARNVLLKSPSQAQVADFGIADLLYPDDKKYFYNEVKVGPRVAAALCPQTLCHGSPPPLHVPPPNPIP; from the exons ATGCGGCGCTACCTGGAGCGGGGTGAG AGCCTGGAGCCGCTGGACCCCAGTGAGAAGGCCAACAAGGTGCTGGCCCGCATCTTCAAGGAGACGGAGCTGAAGCGGCTGAAGGTGTTGGGCTCGGGCGTGTTTGGCACCGTGCACAAG GGCATTTGGATCCcggatggtgactccatcaaGATCCCAGTGAGCATCAAGGTGATCCAGGACTGGAGCGGGCAGCAGTCCTTTCACGCTGTCACCGAC CACATGTTGGCCATTGGCAGCCTGGACCACGCTTACATCGTACGGCTGCTGGGCATCTGCCCCGGCCCCCAGCTGCAGTTGGTGACGCAGCTGCTGCCGCTGGGCTCATTGCTCGACTACGTGCGCAAGAACCGCGGCAGCATCAGCCCGCAGCTGCTGCTCAACTGGTGTGTGCAGGTGGCCAAG GGGATGTATTACCTGGAGGAGCACCGCATGGTGCACCGCAACCTGGCGGCGCGCAACGTGCTGCTCAAGTCGCCCAGCCAGGCGCAGGTGGCCGACTTTGGCATTGCTGATCTGCTCTACCCTGATGACAAGAAGTACTTCTACAACGAGGTCAAGGTGGGACCTCGCGTcgctgcagctctgtgtcccCAAACCCTGTGCCACGGGTCCCCCCCGCCTCTGCATGTGCCCCcccccaatcccatcccataG